In one window of Tachypleus tridentatus isolate NWPU-2018 chromosome 2, ASM421037v1, whole genome shotgun sequence DNA:
- the LOC143244035 gene encoding dnaJ homolog subfamily B member 9-like, producing MNIQKFIILTTLYGLVLFSGEVFGKIGKDYYKLLGVKPKATDREIKRAFRKLALKYHPDKNKKKDAEETFREIAQAYEVLSDPEKRKKYDQFGEAAFENGGEAPGGPHGFQFNFNEFFRHFDDAFAYHRGHHQGHDFHNHEGHGFRFQFGGPHSGFFDFDDLFADVEPNEGPFAGGFGFSGFDPFGSGDSYFGTHFGNHHMSDHQFRSHHSHKSSGGSRCKTVTEKRGNMVTTYTQCF from the exons ATGAATATTCAGAAGTTTATCATTCTGACTACCCTCTATGGGTTAGTACTATTTTCTGGGGAAGTGTTTGGGAAGATTGGGAAGGATTACTATAAACTGCTTGGTGTTAAACCAAAAGCCACGGACCGAGAAATCAAGCGAGCTTTCAGAAAACTAGCGCTAAAGTACCATCCAGataagaataaaaagaaagatgCAGAGGAAACATTTCGAGAAATTGCTCAAG caTATGAAGTTCTTTCTGATCCAGAGAAGAGAAAAAAGTATGACCAGTTTGGTGAAGCAGCATTTGAGAATGGTGGTGAGGCCCCTGGTGGACCACATGGCTTTCAATTTAACTTCAATGAATTCTTTAGACACTTTGATGATGCCTTTGCATATCATCGTGGACATCATCAAGGTCATGATTTCCACAATCACGAAGGTCATGGTTTCAGGTTTCAGTTTGGTGGTCCACACAGTGGATTTTTTGATTTTGATGACCTGTTTGCAGATGTTGAACCAAACGAAGGACCATTTGCAGGGGGATTTGGTTTTAGTGGATTTGATCCTTTTGGTAGTGGAGATTCATACTTTGGCACCCATTTTGGGAATCATCACATGTCTGATCATCAGTTCAGGTCCCACCACAGTCACAAAAGCTCGG GTGGTTCACGGTGCAAGACTGTGACAGAAAAGCGAGGAAACATGGTTACGACGTACACCCAGTGCTTCTAA
- the LOC143244034 gene encoding uncharacterized protein LOC143244034 isoform X2: MRRNAAKIIVLLQLFIQAAQLIDEVSIISNNRKPQHHLPLQTDSRISFETSTTESLFNQADHSLEAVREIPYLQSSPEDVVFDKITRNESHVEEDDPGIHKSFGYKVTIYSQPFGYDTKPTVGNHLFVSDIGKFGENIQPEDLEEAADSSPQDILPAHNKGATKPLFNNHDQESQVTNQDNVHRSKTLSGYDRGLRDHEKTVMGCDRGSHRHEEGSHQHLKDHEGHMHGIRSHDKAGLAEEGYREKAEIEYYEREHFLDKERAKRKRDRDKNKGLFELQAHDQHSSQDHENFNKASRYEDETLLYGITSGKVNTYQDGIHRRENHLENKNDELYSDDDQTKRKEGLKERGYKITTEREFYRKKAHHDKGFGRHDSTINEHEHTNKDYHKDIGQHDRGFITEVKDHEVHDSAHKVNEDHQQRFNNNDFSKTFPVKSYIQPDQEAYGSSVVIGGKPYIQLIPTDKSNNPATRSDQKAYGSSAVDGGRPYIQPIPAYKTNNSAIQSDQEAYSSSDVVDSRLSIQSILGSHRLTEVNTDNNPTAEFGQRLPSTLFLPQNESVTIQSENLPTSFLKSHVALNTPENYTKKPHLQISTIGKFSGPAEDIPEPGPLITSGYPRKHKPTSNFKIHSQYSPNNKHTFSSPFRSLILSSSYTKSPLTSHPEKSSQKLQGEPGNVNIYPIRRKFDTRYSNLPSRAHDDIRYYQPSVNRGNDATYNIPLEGQTYDDKYLRHLNRPNVDIRYVQSPTTSRYKHRQPKQLVTAIPYASYLKYSKPSHNKKYFIKENDNSRHRVNRPYDYTNHKQRHGQVSVMLPGLYYGNHNQEQTPPRIYYDDQNQQQIPSGHYYYN; this comes from the exons ATGAGGAGGAACGCTGCGAAAATCATTGTGTTACTTCAG CTTTTCATACAAGCTGCTCAGCTGATCGATGAAGTGAGCATCATTTCGAACAATAGAAAACCACAGCACCATCTTCCGTTACAAACTGATTCTAGAATTTCTTTCGAAACTTCAACAACTGAAAGCTTGTTTAATCAAGCTGACCATTCTCTCGAAGCCGTGCGAGAAATCCCATACTTACAATCGTCACCAGAGGATGTTGTTTTTGACAAAATTACAAGAAACGAGTCCCATGTTGAAGAGGATGATCCAGGGATACACAAATCGTTTGGCTACAAAGTTACAATATATTCCCAACCATTTGGCTACG ATACGAAACCAACTGTGGGAAACCATTTATTCGTCAGTGATATAGGGAAATTTGGAGAAAACATTCAGCCCGAAGATCTGGAGGAAGCAGCTGATTCTTCACCACAAGATATTTTACCAGCCCATAACAAAGG GGCAACGAAACCACTCTTCAACAACCATGACCAGGAATCTCAAGTTACTAATCAGGACAATGTCCACCGCTCCAAAACTTTGAGTGGCTATGACCGAGGTCTTCGAGATCACGAGAAAACAGTAATGGGATGTGACCGTGGCAGCCACAGACACGAAGAaggtagtcatcaacacctaAAAGACCACGAAGGTCACATGCATGGCATCAGAAGTCATGACAAAGCTGGACTTGCCGAAGAAGGATACCGGGAGAAAGCTGAAATAGAGTATTATGAAAGAG AACACTTCTTGGATAAAGAACGAGCCAAGAGGAAAAGAGATCGTGACAAGAACAAGGGTTTGTTCGAGCTTCAAGCCCATGATCAGCATAGTTCTCAAGACCACGAGAATTTCAACAAGGCAAGTCGATATGAAGATGAAACATTGCTTTATGGAATAACATCTGGGAAAGTTAATACTTACCAAGATGGCATCCATAGGCGGGAAAATCATCTAGAGAATAAAAATGACGAATTATACTCGGACGATGATCAAACAAAGAGGAAAGAAGGACTTAAAGAAAGgggatataaaataacaacagaaagagAATTCTATCGTAAAA aGGCTCACCATGATAAAGGTTTTGGTCGTCATGATAGCACCATTAACGAGCATGAACACACTAACAAAGACTATCACAAGGACATTGGACAACATGACAGAGGGTTTATAACAGAAGTTAAAGATCATGAAGTGCATGACTCAGCCCATAAAGTCAATGAGGACCATCAGCAACGGTTTAACAACAAtgatttttctaaaacatttccTGTTAAGTCTTACATTCAACCAGACCAGGAGGCCTATGGTTCGTCAGTTGTTATTGGTGGTAAGCCTTATATCCAGCTAATCCCTACTGACAAGAGCAATAATCCTGCTACTCGATCAGACCAAAAGGCCTATGGTTCGTCAGCTGTTGATGGTGGTAGGCCTTATATCCAACCAATCCCTGCCTACAAAACCAATAACTCTGCCATTCAATCAGACCAGGAGGCCTATAGTTCATCAGACGTTGTTGACAGTAGACTTTCTATCCAGTCAATCCTTGGTTCTCACAGGTTGACTGAAGTGAATACAGATAACAATCCAACTGCTGAGTTTGGACAAAGACTGCCATCGACGTTATTCCTTCCACAAAACGAAAGTGTTACAATTCAATCAGAAAACCTTCCAACTTCATTTCTAAAATCACATGTAGCTTTAAATACACCAGAGAATTATACAAAGAAACCACATTTACAGATATCTACAATAGGGAAATTTTCAGGACCCGCTGAAGATATTCCAGAACCTGGACCATTAATCACATCGGGTTACCCTCGAAAACATAAACcaacttctaattttaaaattcactcaCAATACTCCCCTAACAATAAACACACGTTTAGTAGTCCATTTCGTTCACTGATTCTAAGTTCTAGTTATACAAAGTCACCATTAACATCACACCCCGAGAAAAGCTCCCAAAAACTTCAAGGAGAACCAGGCAATGTTAATATATATCCCATTCGACGCAAATTTGATACTAGATACTCCAACTTACCTTCCAGAGCACATGATGATATCAGATATTATCAACCTTCAGTTAACCGAGGTAATGATGCCACATATAATATTCCTCTAGAAGGTCAAACATATGATGATAAGTATCTAAGACATCTAAACAGACCAAATGTTGATATCAGGTATGTACAATCTCCAACAACATCAAGGTATAAGCACAGACAGCCCAAGCAGCTAGTAACAGCAATACCCTATGCTAGCTATTTAAAATACTCAAAGCCTagtcataataaaaaatattttattaaagaaaatgacAATTCCAGGCACCGTGTAAACCGACCTTATGATTACACAAACCACAAACAACGACATGGACAAGTATCTGTCATGCTTCCTGGACTTTACTATGGCAACCATAATCAAGAACAAACGCCTCCTAGAATTTACTATGACGACCAGAATCAACAACAAATACCTTCTGGGCATTACTATTATAACTAG
- the LOC143244034 gene encoding uncharacterized protein LOC143244034 isoform X1: MMKIFLCYDLYDRNISTLPKLFIQAAQLIDEVSIISNNRKPQHHLPLQTDSRISFETSTTESLFNQADHSLEAVREIPYLQSSPEDVVFDKITRNESHVEEDDPGIHKSFGYKVTIYSQPFGYDTKPTVGNHLFVSDIGKFGENIQPEDLEEAADSSPQDILPAHNKGATKPLFNNHDQESQVTNQDNVHRSKTLSGYDRGLRDHEKTVMGCDRGSHRHEEGSHQHLKDHEGHMHGIRSHDKAGLAEEGYREKAEIEYYEREHFLDKERAKRKRDRDKNKGLFELQAHDQHSSQDHENFNKASRYEDETLLYGITSGKVNTYQDGIHRRENHLENKNDELYSDDDQTKRKEGLKERGYKITTEREFYRKKAHHDKGFGRHDSTINEHEHTNKDYHKDIGQHDRGFITEVKDHEVHDSAHKVNEDHQQRFNNNDFSKTFPVKSYIQPDQEAYGSSVVIGGKPYIQLIPTDKSNNPATRSDQKAYGSSAVDGGRPYIQPIPAYKTNNSAIQSDQEAYSSSDVVDSRLSIQSILGSHRLTEVNTDNNPTAEFGQRLPSTLFLPQNESVTIQSENLPTSFLKSHVALNTPENYTKKPHLQISTIGKFSGPAEDIPEPGPLITSGYPRKHKPTSNFKIHSQYSPNNKHTFSSPFRSLILSSSYTKSPLTSHPEKSSQKLQGEPGNVNIYPIRRKFDTRYSNLPSRAHDDIRYYQPSVNRGNDATYNIPLEGQTYDDKYLRHLNRPNVDIRYVQSPTTSRYKHRQPKQLVTAIPYASYLKYSKPSHNKKYFIKENDNSRHRVNRPYDYTNHKQRHGQVSVMLPGLYYGNHNQEQTPPRIYYDDQNQQQIPSGHYYYN, translated from the exons ATGatgaaaatatttctgtgttaTGATCTTTATGATAGAAATATTTCCACTTTACCAAAGCTTTTCATACAAGCTGCTCAGCTGATCGATGAAGTGAGCATCATTTCGAACAATAGAAAACCACAGCACCATCTTCCGTTACAAACTGATTCTAGAATTTCTTTCGAAACTTCAACAACTGAAAGCTTGTTTAATCAAGCTGACCATTCTCTCGAAGCCGTGCGAGAAATCCCATACTTACAATCGTCACCAGAGGATGTTGTTTTTGACAAAATTACAAGAAACGAGTCCCATGTTGAAGAGGATGATCCAGGGATACACAAATCGTTTGGCTACAAAGTTACAATATATTCCCAACCATTTGGCTACG ATACGAAACCAACTGTGGGAAACCATTTATTCGTCAGTGATATAGGGAAATTTGGAGAAAACATTCAGCCCGAAGATCTGGAGGAAGCAGCTGATTCTTCACCACAAGATATTTTACCAGCCCATAACAAAGG GGCAACGAAACCACTCTTCAACAACCATGACCAGGAATCTCAAGTTACTAATCAGGACAATGTCCACCGCTCCAAAACTTTGAGTGGCTATGACCGAGGTCTTCGAGATCACGAGAAAACAGTAATGGGATGTGACCGTGGCAGCCACAGACACGAAGAaggtagtcatcaacacctaAAAGACCACGAAGGTCACATGCATGGCATCAGAAGTCATGACAAAGCTGGACTTGCCGAAGAAGGATACCGGGAGAAAGCTGAAATAGAGTATTATGAAAGAG AACACTTCTTGGATAAAGAACGAGCCAAGAGGAAAAGAGATCGTGACAAGAACAAGGGTTTGTTCGAGCTTCAAGCCCATGATCAGCATAGTTCTCAAGACCACGAGAATTTCAACAAGGCAAGTCGATATGAAGATGAAACATTGCTTTATGGAATAACATCTGGGAAAGTTAATACTTACCAAGATGGCATCCATAGGCGGGAAAATCATCTAGAGAATAAAAATGACGAATTATACTCGGACGATGATCAAACAAAGAGGAAAGAAGGACTTAAAGAAAGgggatataaaataacaacagaaagagAATTCTATCGTAAAA aGGCTCACCATGATAAAGGTTTTGGTCGTCATGATAGCACCATTAACGAGCATGAACACACTAACAAAGACTATCACAAGGACATTGGACAACATGACAGAGGGTTTATAACAGAAGTTAAAGATCATGAAGTGCATGACTCAGCCCATAAAGTCAATGAGGACCATCAGCAACGGTTTAACAACAAtgatttttctaaaacatttccTGTTAAGTCTTACATTCAACCAGACCAGGAGGCCTATGGTTCGTCAGTTGTTATTGGTGGTAAGCCTTATATCCAGCTAATCCCTACTGACAAGAGCAATAATCCTGCTACTCGATCAGACCAAAAGGCCTATGGTTCGTCAGCTGTTGATGGTGGTAGGCCTTATATCCAACCAATCCCTGCCTACAAAACCAATAACTCTGCCATTCAATCAGACCAGGAGGCCTATAGTTCATCAGACGTTGTTGACAGTAGACTTTCTATCCAGTCAATCCTTGGTTCTCACAGGTTGACTGAAGTGAATACAGATAACAATCCAACTGCTGAGTTTGGACAAAGACTGCCATCGACGTTATTCCTTCCACAAAACGAAAGTGTTACAATTCAATCAGAAAACCTTCCAACTTCATTTCTAAAATCACATGTAGCTTTAAATACACCAGAGAATTATACAAAGAAACCACATTTACAGATATCTACAATAGGGAAATTTTCAGGACCCGCTGAAGATATTCCAGAACCTGGACCATTAATCACATCGGGTTACCCTCGAAAACATAAACcaacttctaattttaaaattcactcaCAATACTCCCCTAACAATAAACACACGTTTAGTAGTCCATTTCGTTCACTGATTCTAAGTTCTAGTTATACAAAGTCACCATTAACATCACACCCCGAGAAAAGCTCCCAAAAACTTCAAGGAGAACCAGGCAATGTTAATATATATCCCATTCGACGCAAATTTGATACTAGATACTCCAACTTACCTTCCAGAGCACATGATGATATCAGATATTATCAACCTTCAGTTAACCGAGGTAATGATGCCACATATAATATTCCTCTAGAAGGTCAAACATATGATGATAAGTATCTAAGACATCTAAACAGACCAAATGTTGATATCAGGTATGTACAATCTCCAACAACATCAAGGTATAAGCACAGACAGCCCAAGCAGCTAGTAACAGCAATACCCTATGCTAGCTATTTAAAATACTCAAAGCCTagtcataataaaaaatattttattaaagaaaatgacAATTCCAGGCACCGTGTAAACCGACCTTATGATTACACAAACCACAAACAACGACATGGACAAGTATCTGTCATGCTTCCTGGACTTTACTATGGCAACCATAATCAAGAACAAACGCCTCCTAGAATTTACTATGACGACCAGAATCAACAACAAATACCTTCTGGGCATTACTATTATAACTAG